In a single window of the Palaemon carinicauda isolate YSFRI2023 chromosome 10, ASM3689809v2, whole genome shotgun sequence genome:
- the LOC137648126 gene encoding uncharacterized protein produces MRKTYLQQDGFEVLCNKRTFGAEKVSFFGYHISTEGVHSLPRKVAVGQNFHNTSTFKILKKFLCLINYYHRLLSVITVTLASSTPPSREGDVALSALLEQVITSSPHTLYLCSRDLVKAESIYSTCDCRLLTVDLAVLPFRHSMEAKKHIMPELHSGTYVFLCKDKSKLLVTPPYNQPSPPDPSYTEGYLN; encoded by the exons ATGAGGAAAACCTACCTTCAGCAGGATGGATTTGAAGTTCTGTGCAACAAGCGTACCTTTGGTGCTGAAAAAGTATCGTTCTTTGGGTACCACATCTCTACTGAAGGAGTCCACAGCCTCCCCAGGAAGGTAGCAGTTGGACAGAACTTCCACAACACCTCAActttcaaaatacttaaaaaattcctttgcctgatcaactattatcaccggttgCTGTCAGTCATCACCGTCACTCTTGcttcctctacgcctccctcaagggaagg CGATGTTGCTCTTAGTGCACTACTTGAGCAGGTGATTACCAGCTCGCCCCATACATTGTACTTGTGCAGTAGAGACCTCGTCAAGGCAGAATCCATCTACTCTACCTGTGACTGTAGATTGCTGACTGTAGATCTGGCAGTCCTTCCCTTTCGCCACTCCATGGAAG CAAAGAAACACATAATGCCAGAATTACACTCAGGAACTTACGTTTTCCTGTGCAAAGACAAGAGCAAACTACTGGTGACACCACCTTACAATCAGCCCTCTCCTCCTGATCCATCTTACACCGAAGGatatcttaattaa